A part of Drosophila bipectinata strain 14024-0381.07 chromosome 3L, DbipHiC1v2, whole genome shotgun sequence genomic DNA contains:
- the mthl10 gene encoding G-protein coupled receptor Mth2 isoform X1 produces MENHQIIRINHIIVQTKTSNLKSRIAKHLSFSMPKKIQQNGGSFYCGVTMLGVLCLFFFRLIPGLGFGTYVMAEPPPKEGTHVPCKFHDTVNLTGYTRFPNGSYEYEGLIIPEHLVGNYDYVFRSLADRVEVPNHVRGCVCKLKPCLNICCPWGQIYNSLKGECLNDTMDHREWPKPVLNVTFAHNITMEVNISQQFAVQSFRPCAKMFSLQPEINDFDGYLIFQNGSMFRVDDGVFIEKNQYCLVPTFVNETDLMYSLNPANCDMADEPSTVKIINSYAMLFSIPFMMLTIAVYLLIPELRNQHGKSLVCYLVGLSVGYTSLCVVQLKKSINPDGLTCKSFGYTAYFFFMSAYLWLNVISFDLWHNFRGTRGINRFQEKKRFLFYSLYSWGLALVFLIFTWVAQEHTNWPSNLKPGIGDGVYCWLDMTNWSAMIYFYGPIMVIVVANTVMFIMTAIKIHGVQREMAKIIAGENSTKNLRTEKDKFGLFLRLFLIMGVTWASELVSFFVGNDKNLSRLFYISDLCNAMQGFLIFMLFVMKKKVKHLITNRTIRVRSLRQTESVTLGASSFSMRQRFMDASNQIRKLVVIRNAFSNASTSGIHSHDV; encoded by the exons ATGGAGAACCACCAAATTATCAGAATAAATCATATAATCGTCCAGACCAAGACCAGTAACCTAAAAAGTCGAATCGCAAAACATCT AAGCTTCAGCATGCCGAAAAAAATCCAGCAGAACGGTGGATCCTTCTATTGCGGAGTCACCATGCTGGGAGTTCTGTGCCTATTCTTCTTTCGCCTCATCCCGGGCCTCGGTTTCGGGACATACGTGATGGCCGAGCCGCCGCCAAAGGAAGGCACTCATGTCCCCTGCAAGTTCCACGACACCGTCAACCTAACGGGCTACACACGCTTCCCGAACGGCAGCTACGAGTACGAGGGCCTCATCATCCCGGAGCACCTCGTGGGCAACTACGACTATGTGTTCAGGTCTCTGGCGGACCGGGTGGAGGTCCCGAACCACGTTAGGGGGTGCGTCTGCAAGCTGAAACCCTGCCTGAATATCTGCTGTCCTTGGGGTCAGATATACAACTCGTTGAAAGGCGAGTGCTTGAACGACACCATGGACCACCGGGAATGGCCCAAGCCGGTGCTCAACGTGACCTTCGCCCACAACATCACTATGGAGGTGAACATCTCCCAGCAGTTTGCCGTCCAGAGCTTCCGGCCGTGCGCCAAGATGTTCTCCCTGCAGCCGGAAATAAACGACTTCGATGGGTACTTGATCTTCCAGAACGGATCCATGTTTCGCGTGGACGATGGTGTCTTCATCGAGAAGAACCAGTACTGCCTGGTGCCCACGTTCGTAAACGAAACGGATCTGATGTACAGTCTCAATCCAGCCAACTGTGACATGGCGGACGAGCCCAGCACGGTCAAGATCATTAACTCCTATG CTATGCTGTTTTCCATACCCTTCATGATGCTGACCATCGCCGTATACCTGCTGATCCCGGAGCTGCGAAATCAGCATGGCAAGAGCCTCGTCTGCTACCTGGTCGGACTCTCGGTGGGCTACACGTCCCTGTGCGTGGTCCAGCTGAAGAAGAGCATCAACCCTGATGGCCTCACTTGCAAGTCCTTTGGTTACACGGCCTACTTCTTCTTCATGTCCGCCTACCTCTGGCTGAACGTGATCAGCTTCGATCTGTGGCACAATTTCCGCGGGACTCGTGGCATCAATCGCTTCCAGGAGAAGAAGCGCTTCCTTTTCTATTCCCTGTACTCCTGGGGCCTGGCACTGGTGTTCCTCATCTTCACCTGGGTTGCCCAGGAGCACACTAACTGGCCGTCGAACTTGAAGCCGGGAATTGGAGACGGAGTCTACTGCTGGCTGGACATGACCAACTGGTCGGCGATGATCTACTTCTACGGTCCCATCATGGTGATCGTGGTGGCCAACACGGTTATGTTCATTATGACGGCCATCAAGATCCATGGCGTGCAGCGGGAAATGGCGAAGATCATAGCTGGGGAGAACAGCACCAAGAACCTGCGCACCGAGAAGGACAA GTTCGGACTCTTCCTTCGCCTCTTCCTGATCATGGGCGTCACCTGGGCATCGGAGCTCGTCTCCTTCTTCGTTGGCAACGACAAGAACTTGTCCAGGCTCTTCTACATCTCGGATCTGTGCAATGCCATGCAGGGCTTCCTGATATTCATGCTGTTCGTCATGAAGAAGAAGGTCAAGCACTTGATCACAAACAG AACCATAAGGGTGCGAAGTCTGCGGCAAACCGAGAGCGTGACTTTGGGGGCGAGCTCGTTCTCGATGCGACAGCGTTTCATGGACGCCTCCAACCAGATCCGAAAGTTAGTTGTCATTCGGAACGCCTTCTCCAATGCCTCCACCAGCGGCATCCACTCTCACGATGTCTGA
- the mthl10 gene encoding G-protein coupled receptor Mth2 isoform X2 has translation MENHQIIRINHIIVQTKTSNLKSRIAKHLSFSMPKKIQQNGGSFYCGVTMLGVLCLFFFRLIPGLGFGTYVMAEPPPKEGTHVPCKFHDTVNLTGYTRFPNGSYEYEGLIIPEHLVGNYDYVFRSLADRVEVPNHVRGCVCKLKPCLNICCPWGQIYNSLKGECLNDTMDHREWPKPVLNVTFAHNITMEVNISQQFAVQSFRPCAKMFSLQPEINDFDGYLIFQNGSMFRVDDGVFIEKNQYCLVPTFVNETDLMYSLNPANCDMADEPSTVKIINSYAMLFSIPFMMLTIAVYLLIPELRNQHGKSLVCYLVGLSVGYTSLCVVQLKKSINPDGLTCKSFGYTAYFFFMSAYLWLNVISFDLWHNFRGTRGINRFQEKKRFLFYSLYSWGLALVFLIFTWVAQEHTNWPSNLKPGIGDGVYCWLDMTNWSAMIYFYGPIMVIVVANTVMFIMTAIKIHGVQREMAKIIAGENSTKNLRTEKDKFGLFLRLFLIMGVTWASELVSFFVGNDKNLSRLFYISDLCNAMQGFLIFMLFVMKKKVKHLITNRCSSGSEGSQRQSQYSTKTTSSSVANLSLHEKPSVEKPLMMSGGGGDPQRTTSFR, from the exons ATGGAGAACCACCAAATTATCAGAATAAATCATATAATCGTCCAGACCAAGACCAGTAACCTAAAAAGTCGAATCGCAAAACATCT AAGCTTCAGCATGCCGAAAAAAATCCAGCAGAACGGTGGATCCTTCTATTGCGGAGTCACCATGCTGGGAGTTCTGTGCCTATTCTTCTTTCGCCTCATCCCGGGCCTCGGTTTCGGGACATACGTGATGGCCGAGCCGCCGCCAAAGGAAGGCACTCATGTCCCCTGCAAGTTCCACGACACCGTCAACCTAACGGGCTACACACGCTTCCCGAACGGCAGCTACGAGTACGAGGGCCTCATCATCCCGGAGCACCTCGTGGGCAACTACGACTATGTGTTCAGGTCTCTGGCGGACCGGGTGGAGGTCCCGAACCACGTTAGGGGGTGCGTCTGCAAGCTGAAACCCTGCCTGAATATCTGCTGTCCTTGGGGTCAGATATACAACTCGTTGAAAGGCGAGTGCTTGAACGACACCATGGACCACCGGGAATGGCCCAAGCCGGTGCTCAACGTGACCTTCGCCCACAACATCACTATGGAGGTGAACATCTCCCAGCAGTTTGCCGTCCAGAGCTTCCGGCCGTGCGCCAAGATGTTCTCCCTGCAGCCGGAAATAAACGACTTCGATGGGTACTTGATCTTCCAGAACGGATCCATGTTTCGCGTGGACGATGGTGTCTTCATCGAGAAGAACCAGTACTGCCTGGTGCCCACGTTCGTAAACGAAACGGATCTGATGTACAGTCTCAATCCAGCCAACTGTGACATGGCGGACGAGCCCAGCACGGTCAAGATCATTAACTCCTATG CTATGCTGTTTTCCATACCCTTCATGATGCTGACCATCGCCGTATACCTGCTGATCCCGGAGCTGCGAAATCAGCATGGCAAGAGCCTCGTCTGCTACCTGGTCGGACTCTCGGTGGGCTACACGTCCCTGTGCGTGGTCCAGCTGAAGAAGAGCATCAACCCTGATGGCCTCACTTGCAAGTCCTTTGGTTACACGGCCTACTTCTTCTTCATGTCCGCCTACCTCTGGCTGAACGTGATCAGCTTCGATCTGTGGCACAATTTCCGCGGGACTCGTGGCATCAATCGCTTCCAGGAGAAGAAGCGCTTCCTTTTCTATTCCCTGTACTCCTGGGGCCTGGCACTGGTGTTCCTCATCTTCACCTGGGTTGCCCAGGAGCACACTAACTGGCCGTCGAACTTGAAGCCGGGAATTGGAGACGGAGTCTACTGCTGGCTGGACATGACCAACTGGTCGGCGATGATCTACTTCTACGGTCCCATCATGGTGATCGTGGTGGCCAACACGGTTATGTTCATTATGACGGCCATCAAGATCCATGGCGTGCAGCGGGAAATGGCGAAGATCATAGCTGGGGAGAACAGCACCAAGAACCTGCGCACCGAGAAGGACAA GTTCGGACTCTTCCTTCGCCTCTTCCTGATCATGGGCGTCACCTGGGCATCGGAGCTCGTCTCCTTCTTCGTTGGCAACGACAAGAACTTGTCCAGGCTCTTCTACATCTCGGATCTGTGCAATGCCATGCAGGGCTTCCTGATATTCATGCTGTTCGTCATGAAGAAGAAGGTCAAGCACTTGATCACAAACAG GTGCTCGAGTGGAAGCGAGGGAAGCCAGCGGCAGAGCCAGTACTCCACCAAGACGACGTCGAGCAGCGTGGCCAACCTGTCGTTGCACGAGAAGCCGTCGGTGGAGAAGCCGTTGATGATGAGTGGCGGTGGTGGGGATCCTCAGCGCACCACCAGCTTCCGCTGA
- the mthl10 gene encoding G-protein coupled receptor Mth2 isoform X4: MENHQIIRINHIIVQTKTSNLKSRIAKHLSFSMPKKIQQNGGSFYCGVTMLGVLCLFFFRLIPGLGFGTYVMAEPPPKEGTHVPCKFHDTVNLTGYTRFPNGSYEYEGLIIPEHLVGNYDYVFRSLADRVEVPNHVRGCVCKLKPCLNICCPWGQIYNSLKGECLNDTMDHREWPKPVLNVTFAHNITMEVNISQQFAVQSFRPCAKMFSLQPEINDFDGYLIFQNGSMFRVDDGVFIEKNQYCLVPTFVNETDLMYSLNPANCDMADEPSTVKIINSYAMLFSIPFMMLTIAVYLLIPELRNQHGKSLVCYLVGLSVGYTSLCVVQLKKSINPDGLTCKSFGYTAYFFFMSAYLWLNVISFDLWHNFRGTRGINRFQEKKRFLFYSLYSWGLALVFLIFTWVAQEHTNWPSNLKPGIGDGVYCWLDMTNWSAMIYFYGPIMVIVVANTVMFIMTAIKIHGVQREMAKIIAGENSTKNLRTEKDKFGLFLRLFLIMGVTWASELVSFFVGNDKNLSRLFYISDLCNAMQGFLIFMLFVMKKKVKHLITNRPLSMLLSLKLASNRNSQPSSIKPDTDKKHTPESSAEPA; this comes from the exons ATGGAGAACCACCAAATTATCAGAATAAATCATATAATCGTCCAGACCAAGACCAGTAACCTAAAAAGTCGAATCGCAAAACATCT AAGCTTCAGCATGCCGAAAAAAATCCAGCAGAACGGTGGATCCTTCTATTGCGGAGTCACCATGCTGGGAGTTCTGTGCCTATTCTTCTTTCGCCTCATCCCGGGCCTCGGTTTCGGGACATACGTGATGGCCGAGCCGCCGCCAAAGGAAGGCACTCATGTCCCCTGCAAGTTCCACGACACCGTCAACCTAACGGGCTACACACGCTTCCCGAACGGCAGCTACGAGTACGAGGGCCTCATCATCCCGGAGCACCTCGTGGGCAACTACGACTATGTGTTCAGGTCTCTGGCGGACCGGGTGGAGGTCCCGAACCACGTTAGGGGGTGCGTCTGCAAGCTGAAACCCTGCCTGAATATCTGCTGTCCTTGGGGTCAGATATACAACTCGTTGAAAGGCGAGTGCTTGAACGACACCATGGACCACCGGGAATGGCCCAAGCCGGTGCTCAACGTGACCTTCGCCCACAACATCACTATGGAGGTGAACATCTCCCAGCAGTTTGCCGTCCAGAGCTTCCGGCCGTGCGCCAAGATGTTCTCCCTGCAGCCGGAAATAAACGACTTCGATGGGTACTTGATCTTCCAGAACGGATCCATGTTTCGCGTGGACGATGGTGTCTTCATCGAGAAGAACCAGTACTGCCTGGTGCCCACGTTCGTAAACGAAACGGATCTGATGTACAGTCTCAATCCAGCCAACTGTGACATGGCGGACGAGCCCAGCACGGTCAAGATCATTAACTCCTATG CTATGCTGTTTTCCATACCCTTCATGATGCTGACCATCGCCGTATACCTGCTGATCCCGGAGCTGCGAAATCAGCATGGCAAGAGCCTCGTCTGCTACCTGGTCGGACTCTCGGTGGGCTACACGTCCCTGTGCGTGGTCCAGCTGAAGAAGAGCATCAACCCTGATGGCCTCACTTGCAAGTCCTTTGGTTACACGGCCTACTTCTTCTTCATGTCCGCCTACCTCTGGCTGAACGTGATCAGCTTCGATCTGTGGCACAATTTCCGCGGGACTCGTGGCATCAATCGCTTCCAGGAGAAGAAGCGCTTCCTTTTCTATTCCCTGTACTCCTGGGGCCTGGCACTGGTGTTCCTCATCTTCACCTGGGTTGCCCAGGAGCACACTAACTGGCCGTCGAACTTGAAGCCGGGAATTGGAGACGGAGTCTACTGCTGGCTGGACATGACCAACTGGTCGGCGATGATCTACTTCTACGGTCCCATCATGGTGATCGTGGTGGCCAACACGGTTATGTTCATTATGACGGCCATCAAGATCCATGGCGTGCAGCGGGAAATGGCGAAGATCATAGCTGGGGAGAACAGCACCAAGAACCTGCGCACCGAGAAGGACAA GTTCGGACTCTTCCTTCGCCTCTTCCTGATCATGGGCGTCACCTGGGCATCGGAGCTCGTCTCCTTCTTCGTTGGCAACGACAAGAACTTGTCCAGGCTCTTCTACATCTCGGATCTGTGCAATGCCATGCAGGGCTTCCTGATATTCATGCTGTTCGTCATGAAGAAGAAGGTCAAGCACTTGATCACAAACAG ACCGCTTTCGATGTTGCTTAGCCTAAAACTCgccagcaacagaaacagccAGCCATCTAGCATTAAGCCCGACACTGACAAGAAACATACTCCCGAATCTTCAGCCGAGCCAGCCTAG
- the mthl10 gene encoding probable G-protein coupled receptor Mth-like 10 isoform X6, giving the protein MPKKIQQNGGSFYCGVTMLGVLCLFFFRLIPGLGFGTYVMAEPPPKEGTHVPCKFHDTVNLTGYTRFPNGSYEYEGLIIPEHLVGNYDYVFRSLADRVEVPNHVRGCVCKLKPCLNICCPWGQIYNSLKGECLNDTMDHREWPKPVLNVTFAHNITMEVNISQQFAVQSFRPCAKMFSLQPEINDFDGYLIFQNGSMFRVDDGVFIEKNQYCLVPTFVNETDLMYSLNPANCDMADEPSTVKIINSYAMLFSIPFMMLTIAVYLLIPELRNQHGKSLVCYLVGLSVGYTSLCVVQLKKSINPDGLTCKSFGYTAYFFFMSAYLWLNVISFDLWHNFRGTRGINRFQEKKRFLFYSLYSWGLALVFLIFTWVAQEHTNWPSNLKPGIGDGVYCWLDMTNWSAMIYFYGPIMVIVVANTVMFIMTAIKIHGVQREMAKIIAGENSTKNLRTEKDKFGLFLRLFLIMGVTWASELVSFFVGNDKNLSRLFYISDLCNAMQGFLIFMLFVMKKKVKHLITNRTIRVRSLRQTESVTLGASSFSMRQRFMDASNQIRKLVVIRNAFSNASTSGIHSHDV; this is encoded by the exons ATGCCGAAAAAAATCCAGCAGAACGGTGGATCCTTCTATTGCGGAGTCACCATGCTGGGAGTTCTGTGCCTATTCTTCTTTCGCCTCATCCCGGGCCTCGGTTTCGGGACATACGTGATGGCCGAGCCGCCGCCAAAGGAAGGCACTCATGTCCCCTGCAAGTTCCACGACACCGTCAACCTAACGGGCTACACACGCTTCCCGAACGGCAGCTACGAGTACGAGGGCCTCATCATCCCGGAGCACCTCGTGGGCAACTACGACTATGTGTTCAGGTCTCTGGCGGACCGGGTGGAGGTCCCGAACCACGTTAGGGGGTGCGTCTGCAAGCTGAAACCCTGCCTGAATATCTGCTGTCCTTGGGGTCAGATATACAACTCGTTGAAAGGCGAGTGCTTGAACGACACCATGGACCACCGGGAATGGCCCAAGCCGGTGCTCAACGTGACCTTCGCCCACAACATCACTATGGAGGTGAACATCTCCCAGCAGTTTGCCGTCCAGAGCTTCCGGCCGTGCGCCAAGATGTTCTCCCTGCAGCCGGAAATAAACGACTTCGATGGGTACTTGATCTTCCAGAACGGATCCATGTTTCGCGTGGACGATGGTGTCTTCATCGAGAAGAACCAGTACTGCCTGGTGCCCACGTTCGTAAACGAAACGGATCTGATGTACAGTCTCAATCCAGCCAACTGTGACATGGCGGACGAGCCCAGCACGGTCAAGATCATTAACTCCTATG CTATGCTGTTTTCCATACCCTTCATGATGCTGACCATCGCCGTATACCTGCTGATCCCGGAGCTGCGAAATCAGCATGGCAAGAGCCTCGTCTGCTACCTGGTCGGACTCTCGGTGGGCTACACGTCCCTGTGCGTGGTCCAGCTGAAGAAGAGCATCAACCCTGATGGCCTCACTTGCAAGTCCTTTGGTTACACGGCCTACTTCTTCTTCATGTCCGCCTACCTCTGGCTGAACGTGATCAGCTTCGATCTGTGGCACAATTTCCGCGGGACTCGTGGCATCAATCGCTTCCAGGAGAAGAAGCGCTTCCTTTTCTATTCCCTGTACTCCTGGGGCCTGGCACTGGTGTTCCTCATCTTCACCTGGGTTGCCCAGGAGCACACTAACTGGCCGTCGAACTTGAAGCCGGGAATTGGAGACGGAGTCTACTGCTGGCTGGACATGACCAACTGGTCGGCGATGATCTACTTCTACGGTCCCATCATGGTGATCGTGGTGGCCAACACGGTTATGTTCATTATGACGGCCATCAAGATCCATGGCGTGCAGCGGGAAATGGCGAAGATCATAGCTGGGGAGAACAGCACCAAGAACCTGCGCACCGAGAAGGACAA GTTCGGACTCTTCCTTCGCCTCTTCCTGATCATGGGCGTCACCTGGGCATCGGAGCTCGTCTCCTTCTTCGTTGGCAACGACAAGAACTTGTCCAGGCTCTTCTACATCTCGGATCTGTGCAATGCCATGCAGGGCTTCCTGATATTCATGCTGTTCGTCATGAAGAAGAAGGTCAAGCACTTGATCACAAACAG AACCATAAGGGTGCGAAGTCTGCGGCAAACCGAGAGCGTGACTTTGGGGGCGAGCTCGTTCTCGATGCGACAGCGTTTCATGGACGCCTCCAACCAGATCCGAAAGTTAGTTGTCATTCGGAACGCCTTCTCCAATGCCTCCACCAGCGGCATCCACTCTCACGATGTCTGA
- the mthl10 gene encoding G-protein coupled receptor Mth2 isoform X3, producing MENHQIIRINHIIVQTKTSNLKSRIAKHLSFSMPKKIQQNGGSFYCGVTMLGVLCLFFFRLIPGLGFGTYVMAEPPPKEGTHVPCKFHDTVNLTGYTRFPNGSYEYEGLIIPEHLVGNYDYVFRSLADRVEVPNHVRGCVCKLKPCLNICCPWGQIYNSLKGECLNDTMDHREWPKPVLNVTFAHNITMEVNISQQFAVQSFRPCAKMFSLQPEINDFDGYLIFQNGSMFRVDDGVFIEKNQYCLVPTFVNETDLMYSLNPANCDMADEPSTVKIINSYAMLFSIPFMMLTIAVYLLIPELRNQHGKSLVCYLVGLSVGYTSLCVVQLKKSINPDGLTCKSFGYTAYFFFMSAYLWLNVISFDLWHNFRGTRGINRFQEKKRFLFYSLYSWGLALVFLIFTWVAQEHTNWPSNLKPGIGDGVYCWLDMTNWSAMIYFYGPIMVIVVANTVMFIMTAIKIHGVQREMAKIIAGENSTKNLRTEKDKFGLFLRLFLIMGVTWASELVSFFVGNDKNLSRLFYISDLCNAMQGFLIFMLFVMKKKVKHLITNRFLEKKGSSATSSVTTSTSIASDTNVLPKRIHLKAVANATVPPTSPKATI from the exons ATGGAGAACCACCAAATTATCAGAATAAATCATATAATCGTCCAGACCAAGACCAGTAACCTAAAAAGTCGAATCGCAAAACATCT AAGCTTCAGCATGCCGAAAAAAATCCAGCAGAACGGTGGATCCTTCTATTGCGGAGTCACCATGCTGGGAGTTCTGTGCCTATTCTTCTTTCGCCTCATCCCGGGCCTCGGTTTCGGGACATACGTGATGGCCGAGCCGCCGCCAAAGGAAGGCACTCATGTCCCCTGCAAGTTCCACGACACCGTCAACCTAACGGGCTACACACGCTTCCCGAACGGCAGCTACGAGTACGAGGGCCTCATCATCCCGGAGCACCTCGTGGGCAACTACGACTATGTGTTCAGGTCTCTGGCGGACCGGGTGGAGGTCCCGAACCACGTTAGGGGGTGCGTCTGCAAGCTGAAACCCTGCCTGAATATCTGCTGTCCTTGGGGTCAGATATACAACTCGTTGAAAGGCGAGTGCTTGAACGACACCATGGACCACCGGGAATGGCCCAAGCCGGTGCTCAACGTGACCTTCGCCCACAACATCACTATGGAGGTGAACATCTCCCAGCAGTTTGCCGTCCAGAGCTTCCGGCCGTGCGCCAAGATGTTCTCCCTGCAGCCGGAAATAAACGACTTCGATGGGTACTTGATCTTCCAGAACGGATCCATGTTTCGCGTGGACGATGGTGTCTTCATCGAGAAGAACCAGTACTGCCTGGTGCCCACGTTCGTAAACGAAACGGATCTGATGTACAGTCTCAATCCAGCCAACTGTGACATGGCGGACGAGCCCAGCACGGTCAAGATCATTAACTCCTATG CTATGCTGTTTTCCATACCCTTCATGATGCTGACCATCGCCGTATACCTGCTGATCCCGGAGCTGCGAAATCAGCATGGCAAGAGCCTCGTCTGCTACCTGGTCGGACTCTCGGTGGGCTACACGTCCCTGTGCGTGGTCCAGCTGAAGAAGAGCATCAACCCTGATGGCCTCACTTGCAAGTCCTTTGGTTACACGGCCTACTTCTTCTTCATGTCCGCCTACCTCTGGCTGAACGTGATCAGCTTCGATCTGTGGCACAATTTCCGCGGGACTCGTGGCATCAATCGCTTCCAGGAGAAGAAGCGCTTCCTTTTCTATTCCCTGTACTCCTGGGGCCTGGCACTGGTGTTCCTCATCTTCACCTGGGTTGCCCAGGAGCACACTAACTGGCCGTCGAACTTGAAGCCGGGAATTGGAGACGGAGTCTACTGCTGGCTGGACATGACCAACTGGTCGGCGATGATCTACTTCTACGGTCCCATCATGGTGATCGTGGTGGCCAACACGGTTATGTTCATTATGACGGCCATCAAGATCCATGGCGTGCAGCGGGAAATGGCGAAGATCATAGCTGGGGAGAACAGCACCAAGAACCTGCGCACCGAGAAGGACAA GTTCGGACTCTTCCTTCGCCTCTTCCTGATCATGGGCGTCACCTGGGCATCGGAGCTCGTCTCCTTCTTCGTTGGCAACGACAAGAACTTGTCCAGGCTCTTCTACATCTCGGATCTGTGCAATGCCATGCAGGGCTTCCTGATATTCATGCTGTTCGTCATGAAGAAGAAGGTCAAGCACTTGATCACAAACAG ATTTCTGGAGAAAAAGGGATCGAGCGCCACGAGTTCGGTCACCACCTCGACATCCATTGCCTCGGACACGAACGTGCTGCCCAAAAGGATACATCTGAAGGCGGTGGCCAATGCCACCGTCCCACCAACAAGCCCCAAGGCCACTATCTGA
- the mthl10 gene encoding G-protein coupled receptor Mth2 isoform X5, with translation MSPNSRLESFSMPKKIQQNGGSFYCGVTMLGVLCLFFFRLIPGLGFGTYVMAEPPPKEGTHVPCKFHDTVNLTGYTRFPNGSYEYEGLIIPEHLVGNYDYVFRSLADRVEVPNHVRGCVCKLKPCLNICCPWGQIYNSLKGECLNDTMDHREWPKPVLNVTFAHNITMEVNISQQFAVQSFRPCAKMFSLQPEINDFDGYLIFQNGSMFRVDDGVFIEKNQYCLVPTFVNETDLMYSLNPANCDMADEPSTVKIINSYAMLFSIPFMMLTIAVYLLIPELRNQHGKSLVCYLVGLSVGYTSLCVVQLKKSINPDGLTCKSFGYTAYFFFMSAYLWLNVISFDLWHNFRGTRGINRFQEKKRFLFYSLYSWGLALVFLIFTWVAQEHTNWPSNLKPGIGDGVYCWLDMTNWSAMIYFYGPIMVIVVANTVMFIMTAIKIHGVQREMAKIIAGENSTKNLRTEKDKFGLFLRLFLIMGVTWASELVSFFVGNDKNLSRLFYISDLCNAMQGFLIFMLFVMKKKVKHLITNRTIRVRSLRQTESVTLGASSFSMRQRFMDASNQIRKLVVIRNAFSNASTSGIHSHDV, from the exons ATGTCTCCGAATTCAAGACTTGA AAGCTTCAGCATGCCGAAAAAAATCCAGCAGAACGGTGGATCCTTCTATTGCGGAGTCACCATGCTGGGAGTTCTGTGCCTATTCTTCTTTCGCCTCATCCCGGGCCTCGGTTTCGGGACATACGTGATGGCCGAGCCGCCGCCAAAGGAAGGCACTCATGTCCCCTGCAAGTTCCACGACACCGTCAACCTAACGGGCTACACACGCTTCCCGAACGGCAGCTACGAGTACGAGGGCCTCATCATCCCGGAGCACCTCGTGGGCAACTACGACTATGTGTTCAGGTCTCTGGCGGACCGGGTGGAGGTCCCGAACCACGTTAGGGGGTGCGTCTGCAAGCTGAAACCCTGCCTGAATATCTGCTGTCCTTGGGGTCAGATATACAACTCGTTGAAAGGCGAGTGCTTGAACGACACCATGGACCACCGGGAATGGCCCAAGCCGGTGCTCAACGTGACCTTCGCCCACAACATCACTATGGAGGTGAACATCTCCCAGCAGTTTGCCGTCCAGAGCTTCCGGCCGTGCGCCAAGATGTTCTCCCTGCAGCCGGAAATAAACGACTTCGATGGGTACTTGATCTTCCAGAACGGATCCATGTTTCGCGTGGACGATGGTGTCTTCATCGAGAAGAACCAGTACTGCCTGGTGCCCACGTTCGTAAACGAAACGGATCTGATGTACAGTCTCAATCCAGCCAACTGTGACATGGCGGACGAGCCCAGCACGGTCAAGATCATTAACTCCTATG CTATGCTGTTTTCCATACCCTTCATGATGCTGACCATCGCCGTATACCTGCTGATCCCGGAGCTGCGAAATCAGCATGGCAAGAGCCTCGTCTGCTACCTGGTCGGACTCTCGGTGGGCTACACGTCCCTGTGCGTGGTCCAGCTGAAGAAGAGCATCAACCCTGATGGCCTCACTTGCAAGTCCTTTGGTTACACGGCCTACTTCTTCTTCATGTCCGCCTACCTCTGGCTGAACGTGATCAGCTTCGATCTGTGGCACAATTTCCGCGGGACTCGTGGCATCAATCGCTTCCAGGAGAAGAAGCGCTTCCTTTTCTATTCCCTGTACTCCTGGGGCCTGGCACTGGTGTTCCTCATCTTCACCTGGGTTGCCCAGGAGCACACTAACTGGCCGTCGAACTTGAAGCCGGGAATTGGAGACGGAGTCTACTGCTGGCTGGACATGACCAACTGGTCGGCGATGATCTACTTCTACGGTCCCATCATGGTGATCGTGGTGGCCAACACGGTTATGTTCATTATGACGGCCATCAAGATCCATGGCGTGCAGCGGGAAATGGCGAAGATCATAGCTGGGGAGAACAGCACCAAGAACCTGCGCACCGAGAAGGACAA GTTCGGACTCTTCCTTCGCCTCTTCCTGATCATGGGCGTCACCTGGGCATCGGAGCTCGTCTCCTTCTTCGTTGGCAACGACAAGAACTTGTCCAGGCTCTTCTACATCTCGGATCTGTGCAATGCCATGCAGGGCTTCCTGATATTCATGCTGTTCGTCATGAAGAAGAAGGTCAAGCACTTGATCACAAACAG AACCATAAGGGTGCGAAGTCTGCGGCAAACCGAGAGCGTGACTTTGGGGGCGAGCTCGTTCTCGATGCGACAGCGTTTCATGGACGCCTCCAACCAGATCCGAAAGTTAGTTGTCATTCGGAACGCCTTCTCCAATGCCTCCACCAGCGGCATCCACTCTCACGATGTCTGA